A window of Drosophila santomea strain STO CAGO 1482 chromosome X, Prin_Dsan_1.1, whole genome shotgun sequence genomic DNA:
TGTTTGGCGTCGGCGGCACAACTTCCTCGTCCACATCGTTGGCATTGCTGGGACCCGAAAATTGAGTGGGCTGCTGGATGCGCTCATCGGTGGGTAGACGGCTTGACACAGAGAAATTGTTTGTAACAGGAGCCTTTCTCTCCTGGCTCTTTGGGCGCGAATGAATGGGCTTGACAGGTCTCGCTGACTGCGCCCGACTCTGATTACTATGGGCTAcgtgatgttgctgctgctgaacaGAGTTTGTCGGACTTTTCGGCTGATGCTTCAATGTTTTCGCAAGActctttggctgctgctgctgctctgtgAGTGTCCCCCCCGAAGATttgtgctgctcctgctggaaAGAATTTCCTGGGCTCATTTGTTGATGCCAGGCCTGTTGAATGCCAGGAGACTTCCGCTTCTTCTGATTCCCTACGGTATTTGCAGGACtcttctgttgctgctgttgcaattTGCCAGGCGATCTTatcttctgctgctgttgtctAGAACTTTCAGAActcttctgctgttgttgagTAAGATTGCCAGAAGATGTCCTCTGCTCCTGTGGGAGAGATCTTGCTACTCTTTCTTTCCGCTGCTGTAAAGAAGTGACAGAActcttctgctgttgttgagTAAGATTGCCAAAAGatttcttctgctcctgtggGAAAGATCTTGCTGGGCTTTctttctgctgctgcaaaaaacTGACAGAActcttctgctgttgttgagTAAGATTTCCAGAAGATTTCTTCTGCTCCTGGGGGAGAGATTTTGCTACGCTTTCTTTCCGCTGCTGTAAAGAAGTGACAGAActcttctgctgttgttgagTAAGATTGCCAAAAGatttcttctgctcctgtggGAGAGATTTTGCCACGCTTTCTTTCCGCTGCTGTAAAGAAGTGACAAAActcttctgctgttgttgagTAAGATTGCCAGAAGatttcttctgctcctgtggGAAAGATCTTGCTGGGCTTTctttctgctgctgcaaaaaacTGACAGAActcttctgctgttgttgagTAAGATTTCCAGAAGATTTCTTCTGCTCCTGGGGGAGAGATTTTGCTACGCTTTCTTTCCGCTGCTGTAAAGAAGTGACAGAActcttctgctgttgttgagTAAGATTGCCAAAAGatttcttctgctcctgtggGAGAGATTTTGCCACGCTTTCTTTCCGCTGCTGTAAAGAAGTGACAAAActcttctgctgttgttgagTAAGATTGCCAGAAGatttcttctgctcctgtggGAAAGATCTTGATGGGCTTTctttctgctgctgcaaaaaacTGACAGAActcttctgctgttgttgagAAAGATTGCTAGATGTCCTCTGCTCCTGTGGGAGAGATTTCGCTACGCTTTCTTTCCGCTGCTGCAAAAAACTGACAGAActcttctgctgttgttgagTAAGATTGCCAGAAGatttcttctgctcctgtggGAGAGATTTTGATACGCTTTCTTTCCGCTGCTGCAAAAAACTGACAGAActcttctgctgttgttgagTAAGATTGCCAGAAGatttcttctgctcctgtggGAAAGATTTTGCCACGCTTTCTTTCCGCTGCTGTAAAGAAGTGACAAAActcttctgctgttgttgagTAAGATTGCCAGAAGatttcttctgctcctgtggGAAAGATTTTGCCACGCTTTCTTTCCGCTGCTGTAAAGAAGTGACAAAActcttctgctgttgttgggtAAGATTACCAGAAGatttcttctgctcctgtggGAGAGATCTTGCGGGGCTTTctttctgctgctgcaaaaaacTGACAGAactctgctgctgttgttgagTAAGATTGCCAGAAGatttcttctgctcctgtgAAAGAGATCTTGCGGCGCTTTCTTTCTGCTGCTGTAAAGAACTGACAGAActcttctgctgttgttgggtAAGATTACCAGAAGatttcttctgctcctgtggGAGAGATCTTGCTGGGCTTTctttctgctgctgcaaaaaacTGACAGAactctgctgctgttgttgagTAAGATTGCCAGAAGatttcttctgctcctgtgAAAGAGATCTTGCGGCGCTTACTTTCTGCTGCTGTAAAGAACTGACAGAACTCTTCTGCTGCGGCGTTGAAGAATTATTAGTTGTGTTCTGCTGATGCTTGACAGCACTAGCCGGAATTGTCTGCTGCTCTTGGACTTTAGGTGGAGTATTCTGCTGCTCTTGGGCTTCAGCTGGAGtattctgctgctgctgttcggTATGTTTCTCCTTCGGGGAGGACTGGGCAGCACTTTTTTGCCCGAGCTCCTGGGCTGAATCCCTTCTCAGCAGTGTAATCTTGTTCGAAAAAGAGCAGCTTGCCTGGTCGTTGGCAGTGCCATGGCTGTCGCTAGAACGTACTGACGATAGCCAATTGGCCACAGATTGCTGCTTGCTGTTGCTCGACGTCGGGAGCACGGAATCTGGCAAAAAGTTGGCCAGCACAGGTGGATTTATTATGCGACTACGACGACTGCGAAGGCGCGAGCCAGTGGCGCCGTTCTCCAGGTTTGTCATCGTCGGCGTTGGTTGCTTGGCTCTCTTCAAACGCTTGCCCAAATCCGGATACTCCTCGGCACTCACATTATAGTTAGCTTCGGGCTGAGTGGTTTCCTTGGGTGAGCGCCAGACATTAACAGTTGGTTGGTAGGTGTCGGTCTGCGGTGTGGGTGTCATAACGGGAGTCACATCGCTTTCGAACAGGTCCTTCGATGGGATGGTGCTGGACATTGGAGGATACATATTAGTGTATTTGATAATCATAATGGTATATCTCGAATATTCTACCCTATGGAGCTTGTGTTGGCATTTGGAGTAGACGGCGTCTGTGACTGAGATTCATTTGATGATAATGGTGTTGTGATTTGAATTGGCTCGTCATCGCCGCGCAAGAAATCATTGAGCTGAACGGGATTGCGCCGACGACGGGCTTTGTTCTCTAGGCGCTTCCTAGATGGCATGCTTCCAATTGATATGTGGTGGCCGAGCTTGCAAAGTATCCGCAGATTAGGTAGCTGGCACCCAACTTTAATTCGCAGTCGTGGGCGTGGGCTATGAAATGCAATTCATGTCAGTTTCATAAGTGTATAATGTCCTGGATACCAGATGCACTTACCTCTAAGGCGGACTAACTTGGGGCGATGAAGGCAATTGGTGATACGAGGTGTCTGAATGGCGGAAATAGGCAAGATGGCTAAAATCCGGTAGGTTTCTGTGACGCGCAGTTTTTGGTATTCACTCATGGGCCGCGAGCAGCCCGAACAAAAGGGTGCTGAAAGATATCGATGGAATGGATTAGCAATGGATCTTCCACAGGATTTCGTGAACAATTAATGCCAATGATGGGTTAGTTATGGTACAACATTAGTTTGTGGGACAGGGTTTCGAGGGTGGTGAAGATGGTTAGAGGTTACATATGGATGTGGCACAATTTGGATGAAGTAGAGGTTTCGTTAGTAGTCCTAGCCTATGGGACCTACCATCCGTTGAGCTGGTCTGTATAGCATTTCGCATACAGCCACTGCCGCAGTACCAAATCGATTGCAGGCTACAATAGAATATCAGGGAATAAATTATACGTGTTATCAAAGCTAGACACGCCCTAGCAGAGGAGATGTATGCTCTATAATTCATATGTTTAGAAATAAATATAGCTAAGGGTATAACAATACATGAAGTAGACAAATAATAAGTACTATTAACCAACTTAAATGAAACATAAGGATAATGGAAACCATGCTACTTGAACAGTAACCACAATGATCATTTATAGGAAAGAGATACGAACAATACTGCGTTAGTAGATTGGGCTCTATATactaatataataatataatactaTAGTAAAAACCGAAAACTAGAAAAGTGTGAAACAGTGAAACAGTGAATTTAGTCAAAATCTTCAAACGTAAATACTAGGCAAGAACTATAGCTACAATTAATGATGCATATCCAATCtaaaaaagataaacaaaCTTGGTAACATAGGAATTCCAATTGGAAGACAAGACATGGCCAGATACGTCTAAttagaaaaaaacaagaaatcgTGCGAAGTAGGGAAACAAAGCGATTCTCTGCCAGGACATGTACAAACTGCTGAACTGACACCAGCGTTTCCTGCGGCGTGAACGCGGCTAGGATGCCCAGAACCTGGGACAAACCCAGCCGGATCAACTGATCCCGCGGCTCGAACTGCAGGCCCGGCGTAAAGGGCAGTCCCACCAAGCGCCAGTGGGCGTGCAGCTGGTTGATATCGATGGGCTTCAGGCCGGCGTCCTTGAGATGTGAGCGGACCAGGCCGTAGATCGAGTAGCGGACCGCTTCCTGGAACTGCAGCGGTTCCTCGACGATGAGTTGCAGGAGTTGCGGCGAGATCTCGAGTAGTTGCCGGTAGTCGAAGTCCAGGCGCAACTGGATGGGGGCCAGGAGGTCCTCTGGCCGTCGGCTGCTCCTATAGTTCGCCACAAAGCGGCCAGAGGAGCCCTGGACCAGCTTGAGCAACTGCGTCTGCCGGCAAAAGTGCTCCACCAGCTTCTGCACGTGAAATCTGCATTGTATATTGAGTATATCGTGTGGCGTTTAGTGTATTTTACGTGTTTCATATCTATAAAAGTCTGCAAATAGAAAGACGTCCCGTTTTCTGGCCAGGATTGCCATACACTTACTGGCTTTTCAATGGAGTTTCGTTGGTAACTGCTGAGTCTGCACCTGCATCCACTGTGAACATCTTACACCAATCCAGAAATGTGATAACGAGAACTTAACTCAATCCGACCTACTACCAAAGAATtttaaaacgaaatgaaattgaaatcgatATAAGTTGGCGTTAATTGTAACCTATCGGGTCCTGTTGTACATCGATAATCAAGTTGTACAATCGGATGTCATGACACTTCGATATCTCTGCGATATTTCATGAATAAGCCACActaaatatatgaaaatgtttctttatttGGCATAGTTTTCTCCAAAAATggtaaatagaaaatatattgAACTAATCGAAGTGTTATAAACATTTACTTgcttttttataattttattttagaaataGTGATGCCAGATCTACGAAATATTGCAACtatctttaaatttaatacaGCCTTATTATAGTTATGTAGTGTCACTTAATATTTAGTTagtgaaaaatgtataaaaaaaagaggaaacaATAGTAACAATATTATTACAAATAAGGGGTTTCCGAttgttttgaaattaaatgtgTTTGTAACAACTTTTTCTATACTTtctaacattttattttattaattgttaGCTATTCCATAGCTATTTCTTCCCATTTCTTCCAACTTCCATGTTTCACGGTGAACATCCAGCCCAATagaaaataacttaaatatcAGTTCCTCTCTGACAATCAAGTTTATTGTAAactaaaaactataaaaaaaaagaatggtCTACATTGAATTTTTCATCTTGTTGTTTATTTTAGATTTAGTGTATCATTTCTCAGTGTACACACgttatttgtataaaaaaaaacagacagaagtttgtttttgctggtGATGATGTCTCCTTAACGGTTGGACTTGGCGACACGCTCCAACTCATCCTTCTTCTTGATGGCGTACGAGTTGGAAGATCCCTGCAAATACATTTAAACATAAGTTATTAGTACTGGCGATACATGTTTTCAAGATTCACAAGttcttaacttatttaaaGCTAGTGTTCTTTTACGTTTCTCGTGTGCATTGAACTGAATGATATTGCAAGCACAAGGATAATAAAGGATGGGAATTAATCTGGTCCAAAAGCGAGACTACATAATTAAACCATGATGCAGAATTAGACTGGACCTATTATGGAATGCTATATACCAATGTCTTAAATATTTCGCTAATGTTCCTTTACGTTTCTCGTGTGCATTGAACTTTGATATTATCACAAGCACAAGGATAAT
This region includes:
- the LOC120457244 gene encoding protein FAM186A isoform X1; its protein translation is MPSRKRLENKARRRRNPVQLNDFLRGDDEPIQITTPLSSNESQSQTPSTPNANTSSIGTIPSKDLFESDVTPVMTPTPQTDTYQPTVNVWRSPKETTQPEANYNVSAEEYPDLGKRLKRAKQPTPTMTNLENGATGSRLRSRRSRIINPPVLANFLPDSVLPTSSNSKQQSVANWLSSVRSSDSHGTANDQASCSFSNKITLLRRDSAQELGQKSAAQSSPKEKHTEQQQQNTPAEAQEQQNTPPKVQEQQTIPASAVKHQQNTTNNSSTPQQKSSVSSLQQQKVSAARSLSQEQKKSSGNLTQQQQQSSVSFLQQQKESPARSLPQEQKKSSGNLTQQQQKSSVSSLQQQKESAARSLSQEQKKSSGNLTQQQQQSSVSFLQQQKESPARSLPQEQKKSSGNLTQQQQKSFVTSLQQRKESVAKSFPQEQKKSSGNLTQQQQKSFVTSLQQRKESVAKSFPQEQKKSSGNLTQQQQKSSVSFLQQRKESVSKSLPQEQKKSSGNLTQQQQKSSVSFLQQRKESVAKSLPQEQRTSSNLSQQQQKSSVSFLQQQKESPSRSFPQEQKKSSGNLTQQQQKSFVTSLQQRKESVAKSLPQEQKKSFGNLTQQQQKSSVTSLQQRKESVAKSLPQEQKKSSGNLTQQQQKSSVSFLQQQKESPARSFPQEQKKSSGNLTQQQQKSFVTSLQQRKESVAKSLPQEQKKSFGNLTQQQQKSSVTSLQQRKESVAKSLPQEQKKSSGNLTQQQQKSSVSFLQQQKESPARSFPQEQKKSFGNLTQQQQKSSVTSLQQRKERVARSLPQEQRTSSGNLTQQQQKSSESSRQQQQKIRSPGKLQQQQQKSPANTVGNQKKRKSPGIQQAWHQQMSPGNSFQQEQHKSSGGTLTEQQQQPKSLAKTLKHQPKSPTNSVQQQQHHVAHSNQSRAQSARPVKPIHSRPKSQERKAPVTNNFSVSSRLPTDERIQQPTQFSGPSNANDVDEEVVPPTPNNQSERMPRRFPRRGNNRRVVRSLQAFTREFTQSSPEASPEGLPEGSPEGLPEVLPERSPVGSPEGSPEVLPEGSPEVLPEELPEESPQQEVVQCKQHEQPQQVKSLPENEPNCRMHQLAMHSALNSDALEFRPAERREAGGFSERAQVCRLSRRRRRQRFLRSLHVEPLLPSYELVPSEPLRPVCHVPDCCYYRAPPSVITPEIVQPPSPQRLPVTVPVQPMMPPTTIEVFTTSNPPPMVVYNPQSGNLWSNPSPYMPIEIENNRVSQSVFRLASLPCTGVGTPTTDSFTSWPPPSQHHSPSRLPSSISGPSQFSHTLSSPPVKRQQHQKLSPSIIHQDEDLLYSRSLLDMDREETQWEQQGQEWQWESPQESSRFQSQPLPQPQVVDDVHGVPNADVAKDAGPPLERHKIFRAPSQHGQDYPKPDLNCVPSSIKKLHRLISSQYSDYSFVYAMSAQLSQDCVPMDCYVYLKMVLLASIVSIESDEVRAPISLCIIATDSLMANRLMNKVGQLAPRYLGPHDYGLQPTFSALPTRFNWIVASPLLLAQQGVYHAGDWTRLSKEQGCQLEKCIENGAVPVPQLHIDQPLEAAVWTHWQPDNSSNQTQALAKLCPIFGLPIYMGAQVNKSLWNFIIQQHSAEGQNVVNDGLNIPEDDMRMLIHLLHQRKTTLTDGAQHMLQKYYVISRKERPTVFSSKTYIVLKQFAECFAKLALRLEVLESDVCVAIFHCEHFVQSIFGAKENQAPPAVINFNVISCIDPYMNEFARWLLQYLDSYEDEELGMNAAKRRRTDSWGMP
- the LOC120457246 gene encoding uncharacterized protein LOC120457246, with translation MFTVDAGADSAVTNETPLKSQFHVQKLVEHFCRQTQLLKLVQGSSGRFVANYRSSRRPEDLLAPIQLRLDFDYRQLLEISPQLLQLIVEEPLQFQEAVRYSIYGLVRSHLKDAGLKPIDINQLHAHWRLVGLPFTPGLQFEPRDQLIRLGLSQVLGILAAFTPQETLVLQSIWYCGSGCMRNAIQTSSTDAPFCSGCSRPMSEYQKLRVTETYRILAILPISAIQTPRITNCLHRPKLVRLRAHAHDCELKLGASYLICGYFASSATTYQLEACHLGSA
- the LOC120457244 gene encoding protein FAM186A isoform X2, which produces MPSRKRLENKARRRRNPVQLNDFLRGDDEPIQITTPLSSNESQSQTPSTPNANTSSIGTIPSKDLFESDVTPVMTPTPQTDTYQPTVNVWRSPKETTQPEANYNVSAEEYPDLGKRLKRAKQPTPTMTNLENGATGSRLRSRRSRIINPPVLANFLPDSVLPTSSNSKQQSVANWLSSVRSSDSHGTANDQASCSFSNKITLLRRDSAQELGQKSAAQSSPKEKHTEQQQQNTPAEAQEQQNTPPKVQEQQTIPASAVKHQQKSSVSSLQQQKVSAARSLSQEQKKSSGNLTQQQQQSSVSFLQQQKESPARSLPQEQKKSSGNLTQQQQKSSVSSLQQQKESAARSLSQEQKKSSGNLTQQQQQSSVSFLQQQKESPARSLPQEQKKSSGNLTQQQQKSFVTSLQQRKESVAKSFPQEQKKSSGNLTQQQQKSFVTSLQQRKESVAKSFPQEQKKSSGNLTQQQQKSSVSFLQQRKESVSKSLPQEQKKSSGNLTQQQQKSSVSFLQQRKESVAKSLPQEQRTSSNLSQQQQKSSVSFLQQQKESPSRSFPQEQKKSSGNLTQQQQKSFVTSLQQRKESVAKSLPQEQKKSFGNLTQQQQKSSVTSLQQRKESVAKSLPQEQKKSSGNLTQQQQKSSVSFLQQQKESPARSFPQEQKKSSGNLTQQQQKSFVTSLQQRKESVAKSLPQEQKKSFGNLTQQQQKSSVTSLQQRKESVAKSLPQEQKKSSGNLTQQQQKSSVSFLQQQKESPARSFPQEQKKSFGNLTQQQQKSSVTSLQQRKERVARSLPQEQRTSSGNLTQQQQKSSESSRQQQQKIRSPGKLQQQQQKSPANTVGNQKKRKSPGIQQAWHQQMSPGNSFQQEQHKSSGGTLTEQQQQPKSLAKTLKHQPKSPTNSVQQQQHHVAHSNQSRAQSARPVKPIHSRPKSQERKAPVTNNFSVSSRLPTDERIQQPTQFSGPSNANDVDEEVVPPTPNNQSERMPRRFPRRGNNRRVVRSLQAFTREFTQSSPEASPEGLPEGSPEGLPEVLPERSPVGSPEGSPEVLPEGSPEVLPEELPEESPQQEVVQCKQHEQPQQVKSLPENEPNCRMHQLAMHSALNSDALEFRPAERREAGGFSERAQVCRLSRRRRRQRFLRSLHVEPLLPSYELVPSEPLRPVCHVPDCCYYRAPPSVITPEIVQPPSPQRLPVTVPVQPMMPPTTIEVFTTSNPPPMVVYNPQSGNLWSNPSPYMPIEIENNRVSQSVFRLASLPCTGVGTPTTDSFTSWPPPSQHHSPSRLPSSISGPSQFSHTLSSPPVKRQQHQKLSPSIIHQDEDLLYSRSLLDMDREETQWEQQGQEWQWESPQESSRFQSQPLPQPQVVDDVHGVPNADVAKDAGPPLERHKIFRAPSQHGQDYPKPDLNCVPSSIKKLHRLISSQYSDYSFVYAMSAQLSQDCVPMDCYVYLKMVLLASIVSIESDEVRAPISLCIIATDSLMANRLMNKVGQLAPRYLGPHDYGLQPTFSALPTRFNWIVASPLLLAQQGVYHAGDWTRLSKEQGCQLEKCIENGAVPVPQLHIDQPLEAAVWTHWQPDNSSNQTQALAKLCPIFGLPIYMGAQVNKSLWNFIIQQHSAEGQNVVNDGLNIPEDDMRMLIHLLHQRKTTLTDGAQHMLQKYYVISRKERPTVFSSKTYIVLKQFAECFAKLALRLEVLESDVCVAIFHCEHFVQSIFGAKENQAPPAVINFNVISCIDPYMNEFARWLLQYLDSYEDEELGMNAAKRRRTDSWGMP